From one Bacteroides intestinalis DSM 17393 genomic stretch:
- a CDS encoding AGE family epimerase/isomerase, with amino-acid sequence MDIKSMRKEMEAELIGNILPFWMNRMKDEVNGGFYGRITGTGILMPEAEKGAILNARILWTFSAAYRLLGNEEYLTTATRAKRIIIDRFYDKEFGGIYWSLDYKGNPLDTKKQIYAIGFAIYGLSEYHRATGDKEALDYAIRLFEDIERYSFDSVKNGYCEALTRGWSELADMRLSDKDENECKTMNTHLHILEPYTNLYRVWKNDSLKSQLCNLIEIFIDKILNAETGHLELFFDENWNSKYRIVSYGHDIEASWLIHEAALVLGDEALLEKVEPLVEFIAAAADEGLTPDGAMVYETFLTKQRTDTDRHWWVQAENVVGHINLYQYFDDEVALQKAFRCWEFIKKNLIDPQNGEWYWSIRADGTVNTGDDKAGFWKCPYHNGRMCMEIMERFS; translated from the coding sequence ATGGACATCAAGAGTATGAGAAAAGAAATGGAAGCAGAGTTGATAGGCAACATCCTTCCATTTTGGATGAACAGAATGAAAGATGAAGTGAACGGAGGATTTTATGGCCGTATTACGGGAACAGGCATCCTGATGCCGGAAGCAGAGAAAGGGGCCATTTTGAATGCACGTATTCTCTGGACATTTTCGGCTGCTTACCGCTTGTTAGGAAATGAAGAATATCTGACTACAGCAACCCGTGCCAAGCGAATCATCATTGACCGTTTTTATGATAAAGAATTCGGTGGTATCTATTGGTCACTCGATTATAAAGGGAATCCGTTGGATACCAAAAAACAAATATATGCCATCGGATTTGCAATTTATGGCTTAAGTGAATACCATCGTGCTACAGGTGATAAGGAGGCCTTGGACTATGCTATCCGCTTGTTTGAAGATATTGAAAGGTATAGCTTCGATTCCGTAAAGAATGGATATTGTGAAGCCCTTACCCGGGGATGGAGTGAGCTTGCCGATATGCGTCTGAGCGATAAAGATGAGAATGAATGTAAAACCATGAATACCCATCTGCATATTCTGGAGCCTTATACTAATCTTTATCGTGTATGGAAGAATGATTCGCTGAAAAGTCAGCTTTGTAACCTGATAGAGATTTTTATCGATAAGATATTGAATGCTGAGACCGGACACCTGGAGCTTTTCTTTGATGAAAACTGGAACAGTAAATATCGCATTGTTTCCTATGGACATGACATTGAAGCTTCCTGGCTGATTCATGAAGCAGCGCTGGTGCTGGGAGATGAGGCTCTGTTGGAAAAGGTGGAACCATTGGTTGAGTTTATAGCTGCCGCTGCCGATGAAGGCCTGACACCTGACGGGGCTATGGTTTATGAAACTTTTCTTACGAAGCAAAGGACGGATACAGACCGTCACTGGTGGGTACAGGCTGAAAATGTAGTAGGACACATCAACCTTTACCAATACTTTGATGATGAGGTAGCTTTACAGAAAGCTTTCCGTTGCTGGGAATTTATCAAGAAGAATCTGATAGACCCCCAGAATGGTGAATGGTACTGGAGTATACGTGCAGATGGTACGGTAAATACCGGCGATGATAAAGCGGGTTTTTGGAAATGCCCGTACCATAATGGACGTATGTGTATGGAAATAATGGAACGCTTTTCATAG
- a CDS encoding MFS transporter: MAALKEKIGYGFGDMSSSMFWKIFSYYLPIFYSNIYGLSLADTGVLLLVTRIWDAVSDPMMGVIADRTQTRWGKYRPYLLWISLPFAVCGVLLFTTPDFGATGKLVWAYITYMLMMTVYTAINVPYGAMLGVMTDDSDTKTVFSSYRMFFAYGGSFIALFAWEPLCAWFKEMTGSLTVSWQYSMIVIAAFCFVIFLLCFSMTREYIKSISTVSIGKDIKSLLANVPWWLLIGAALCSNLFSTVRGATAAYFFKDYIGDGIFLSLGDFSLLFYAGLFLSVGEVSNMIGVVLAVPLSRSLGKKSTYISTMAALAVLSILFFYLPCTPSGFWLMLAMQVVISVCTGIVSPLVWSMYADVSDYAELKNGTASTGLIFSSSSMAQKFGGAFGGAAVMWILAAFGYNTAEGAVQTEEALTGLNLLMSWIPAAVAVLAMIVVYFYPLTKKRVAEVDEKLKKIRAAQL; this comes from the coding sequence ATGGCAGCACTAAAAGAGAAAATTGGCTACGGTTTCGGTGATATGTCTTCCTCTATGTTTTGGAAGATATTCTCCTACTATCTGCCCATATTTTATTCAAATATATATGGTTTGAGCTTAGCGGATACCGGGGTTTTGTTATTGGTAACACGCATCTGGGATGCTGTATCCGATCCGATGATGGGAGTGATAGCAGACAGGACACAAACCCGTTGGGGAAAATACCGTCCTTATTTACTGTGGATTTCTCTTCCGTTTGCTGTTTGCGGTGTGTTGCTGTTTACAACTCCTGACTTTGGCGCAACGGGTAAACTTGTCTGGGCATACATCACTTATATGCTGATGATGACGGTCTATACAGCTATCAATGTTCCATACGGAGCTATGTTGGGGGTAATGACGGATGATTCGGACACGAAGACTGTTTTTTCTTCTTACCGGATGTTCTTTGCCTATGGTGGTAGTTTTATTGCTTTGTTTGCCTGGGAACCGTTATGTGCCTGGTTTAAGGAAATGACGGGTTCGTTGACCGTAAGTTGGCAGTATTCCATGATTGTGATTGCTGCATTCTGTTTCGTCATATTCTTACTTTGTTTCAGTATGACGCGGGAATACATAAAGAGTATCTCTACGGTTTCTATCGGAAAAGATATTAAATCGTTACTCGCTAATGTTCCTTGGTGGCTACTTATCGGTGCGGCTTTGTGTTCTAATCTATTCAGCACGGTGCGCGGTGCTACAGCCGCATACTTCTTCAAAGATTATATAGGTGATGGCATATTCTTAAGTTTGGGTGACTTTTCACTCTTGTTTTATGCCGGATTGTTTCTGAGTGTCGGAGAAGTTTCAAATATGATTGGAGTTGTATTAGCGGTTCCCCTTTCCCGTTCATTAGGTAAGAAATCTACTTATATTTCGACTATGGCTGCTTTGGCAGTATTAAGTATTTTGTTCTTTTACCTGCCTTGTACGCCATCAGGTTTTTGGTTGATGCTGGCTATGCAAGTCGTCATATCTGTTTGCACAGGTATTGTATCTCCGTTGGTATGGAGTATGTATGCGGATGTTTCAGATTATGCCGAACTAAAAAACGGAACGGCTTCAACAGGACTCATTTTCTCTTCTTCATCTATGGCGCAGAAGTTTGGCGGTGCGTTTGGGGGGGCTGCCGTTATGTGGATTCTGGCTGCATTCGGTTACAATACGGCCGAGGGAGCAGTACAAACAGAAGAAGCCTTGACCGGACTGAATTTGCTGATGAGTTGGATACCGGCTGCCGTGGCCGTTTTGGCTATGATAGTCGTATACTTTTATCCGTTGACAAAGAAACGTGTTGCAGAGGTTGATGAAAAACTGAAGAAGATACGGGCTGCCCAGCTATAA
- a CDS encoding glycoside hydrolase family 130 protein — translation METFSDKVKRLFQEHEELITRKNEPVEGGNGIFTRYKYPVVTAAHAPVFWRYDLNEDSNPYLMERIGINATLNSGAIKWNGKYLMMIRVEGADRKSFFAIAESPNGIDNFRFWDYPVTMPEDLIPATNIYDMRLTAHEDGWIYGIFCAERHDDNAPLGDLSSATATAGIARTKDLKNWERLPDLKSRSQQRNVVLHPEFVDGKYALYTRPQDGFINAGSGGGIGWALVDDMTHAEVKEEKIIDYRYYHTIKEVKNGEGPHPVKTSKGWLHLAHGVRACAAGLRYVLYMYMTALDDPTKLIAAPGGYFMAPVGEERIGDVSNVLFTNGWIADEDGKVFIYYASSDTRMHVATSTVDKLVDYCMNTPADGLSSFASVETLKKLIDKNLKIWQH, via the coding sequence ATGGAAACTTTTAGTGATAAGGTAAAGAGACTCTTTCAGGAACACGAAGAGCTGATAACAAGAAAAAATGAGCCGGTAGAGGGTGGAAACGGTATTTTCACACGTTACAAATATCCGGTAGTGACGGCGGCACATGCACCTGTCTTCTGGCGATATGATTTGAATGAAGATTCCAATCCTTATCTGATGGAGCGCATCGGCATTAATGCAACCCTTAATTCAGGTGCTATTAAGTGGAATGGTAAATACTTGATGATGATACGTGTGGAAGGTGCCGACCGGAAATCATTTTTTGCGATTGCGGAAAGTCCGAATGGAATCGATAATTTCCGTTTTTGGGATTATCCCGTAACTATGCCTGAGGATTTGATTCCGGCTACCAATATTTATGACATGCGTCTCACGGCCCATGAAGATGGCTGGATTTATGGTATCTTCTGCGCCGAACGCCATGATGATAATGCACCTTTGGGTGATTTATCTTCAGCTACTGCTACGGCCGGCATTGCCCGTACAAAAGACTTGAAGAACTGGGAGCGTTTGCCTGATTTAAAATCCAGAAGCCAGCAACGTAATGTAGTGCTTCATCCGGAATTTGTAGATGGAAAATATGCCCTTTATACCCGTCCGCAAGATGGATTTATTAATGCCGGAAGCGGTGGCGGTATTGGTTGGGCTTTGGTGGACGACATGACCCATGCAGAAGTGAAAGAGGAAAAGATTATAGATTACCGCTATTATCATACCATTAAAGAGGTGAAGAATGGAGAAGGTCCTCATCCGGTAAAAACGTCGAAAGGTTGGTTGCATCTGGCTCATGGGGTACGTGCTTGTGCTGCCGGATTGCGTTATGTACTTTATATGTATATGACTGCCTTGGATGACCCGACAAAACTTATTGCCGCTCCTGGTGGTTATTTTATGGCACCTGTGGGAGAAGAGCGGATCGGTGATGTAAGTAACGTGCTTTTTACTAATGGTTGGATTGCTGATGAAGATGGTAAGGTGTTTATCTATTATGCTTCTTCGGATACACGGATGCATGTGGCTACTTCCACAGTGGATAAGTTGGTCGATTACTGTATGAACACGCCGGCTGACGGTTTATCTTCTTTCGCCTCCGTAGAGACTCTGAAGAAACTTATTGATAAGAACCTGAAGATATGGCAGCACTAA
- a CDS encoding glycoside hydrolase family 26 protein produces MNKLKGIALTLATTALVACGPGQKQSNFSSSSMRTTETENLLANLKKVSSKGIMFGHHDDTNYGIGWDGEEGRSDVKSVCGDYPAVISFDLGHIELGDTVSLDNVPFSKIRREILNQYKRGGMSSLSWHLRNPLTGGDSWDVSDTTVVKSVLPGGSNHEKFTGWVSKVSAFINSLQTEDGVKVPVLFRPWHEHTGSWFWWGEKLCTPEEYKALWHMTVDILREDGVNNALYAYSPGSEPQDTVQYLKRYPGDDLVDVIGFDTYQFDRDSYIANLEKSLAIIDSIGKVHNKIIAITETGYEGIPDSKWWTGTLLPAIEKYPIAYVLVWRNARERVTHFYAPYPGQISADDFVEFYKHPKTLFAADVNSLYK; encoded by the coding sequence ATGAATAAGCTTAAAGGGATTGCGTTAACATTGGCCACTACTGCTCTTGTAGCATGTGGACCGGGTCAGAAACAGTCAAATTTTAGTTCGTCTTCTATGCGTACAACAGAAACGGAGAATTTACTTGCTAACCTTAAAAAAGTATCATCTAAAGGGATTATGTTCGGACATCATGATGATACTAACTATGGTATAGGCTGGGATGGTGAAGAGGGACGCTCCGACGTAAAAAGCGTGTGCGGAGATTATCCCGCTGTTATCAGTTTCGATCTGGGACATATAGAACTGGGTGATACAGTGAGCCTGGATAATGTTCCGTTCAGTAAGATTCGTCGAGAAATACTGAACCAATATAAAAGAGGAGGAATGTCTTCTTTGAGTTGGCATTTACGTAATCCGCTGACAGGTGGAGACTCTTGGGATGTATCGGATACAACAGTGGTGAAGTCAGTTCTTCCTGGAGGAAGCAATCATGAAAAATTCACCGGCTGGGTAAGTAAAGTATCTGCCTTTATTAATTCTCTGCAGACAGAGGATGGAGTAAAAGTCCCCGTACTTTTCCGACCATGGCACGAGCATACAGGTAGTTGGTTCTGGTGGGGTGAGAAACTCTGTACTCCCGAAGAATATAAAGCACTCTGGCATATGACGGTGGATATTCTTCGTGAAGATGGTGTGAATAATGCTCTTTATGCTTACTCCCCCGGTTCCGAGCCACAAGATACCGTACAATACCTGAAACGTTATCCGGGAGATGATCTGGTTGATGTAATAGGCTTCGATACTTATCAATTCGATCGTGATAGTTATATTGCAAATCTTGAAAAATCGCTTGCCATTATAGATAGCATCGGTAAAGTACACAATAAAATAATTGCTATCACTGAAACCGGATATGAGGGTATTCCCGATTCGAAATGGTGGACCGGAACTTTGCTGCCTGCCATTGAGAAATATCCGATAGCTTATGTATTGGTATGGCGCAATGCCCGTGAGCGTGTTACTCATTTCTATGCCCCTTATCCGGGACAGATTTCTGCTGATGATTTTGTAGAATTCTATAAGCATCCTAAAACCTTGTTTGCGGCAGATGTAAACTCTTTGTATAAATAA
- a CDS encoding methylcobamide--CoM methyltransferase, whose protein sequence is MNVSKWIKDIIASDKSLSMPIMTHPGIELLGKKVLDAVIDGEVHFQAIRALNERFPKAMACTAIMDLTVEAEAFGAQLCMSEHEVPMVTGRLLTSFEDVDALQIPSLDNARVPQYLKANALAAAGINKPVFAGCIGPYSLAGRLFDMTEIMMAIYTEPQTATLLLEKCTEFLLSYCQAIKATGVAGVVMAEPAAGLLSDEDCFQYSSLYVKQIIEAVQDDSFAVILHNCGNTGHCTPAMLKTGAKGYHFGNKADMVEALKACPADVLVMGNLDPVGIFKMALPEVVVRQTEELLNRTSSYPNFVISSGCDTPPEVPFANIEAFYQAVEKYNNKCGR, encoded by the coding sequence ATGAATGTATCAAAATGGATTAAAGATATAATTGCTTCCGATAAAAGTTTGTCTATGCCTATCATGACCCATCCGGGTATTGAATTATTAGGTAAGAAAGTGTTGGATGCCGTGATTGATGGTGAAGTTCATTTTCAAGCTATTCGTGCTTTGAATGAGCGTTTTCCCAAAGCTATGGCATGTACTGCTATTATGGACCTGACTGTAGAAGCAGAAGCTTTCGGGGCTCAACTCTGTATGAGTGAACATGAAGTTCCTATGGTTACAGGCCGTTTGTTGACTTCATTTGAAGATGTGGACGCATTACAGATTCCTTCCTTGGATAATGCCAGAGTTCCCCAGTATCTGAAGGCGAATGCTTTGGCTGCTGCTGGAATAAATAAACCTGTCTTTGCCGGTTGTATAGGTCCTTATTCACTTGCCGGACGGTTGTTTGATATGACTGAAATAATGATGGCGATATATACTGAACCTCAGACTGCTACTTTATTGCTTGAAAAATGTACGGAATTCCTTCTTAGTTATTGTCAGGCAATAAAGGCAACAGGAGTGGCCGGAGTCGTAATGGCAGAACCAGCGGCAGGCTTACTTTCTGATGAGGATTGTTTTCAGTATTCTTCGTTATATGTAAAACAGATCATTGAAGCGGTACAAGATGATTCGTTTGCAGTGATTCTTCATAACTGTGGTAATACAGGACATTGTACTCCTGCTATGTTGAAAACCGGTGCCAAAGGATATCATTTTGGAAATAAGGCTGATATGGTAGAAGCACTGAAAGCTTGTCCTGCAGATGTACTGGTTATGGGTAATCTGGATCCGGTTGGTATTTTCAAGATGGCCTTGCCGGAGGTAGTTGTCCGTCAGACAGAGGAGCTTCTGAATCGCACATCTTCATATCCGAATTTTGTAATTTCAAGTGGTTGTGATACCCCTCCGGAAGTTCCATTTGCCAATATTGAAGCTTTTTATCAGGCAGTGGAGAAATATAATAATAAGTGTGGCAGATAA
- a CDS encoding vitamin B12 dependent-methionine synthase activation domain-containing protein has product MMNREIYQYELPWNALQLNSEDIYLSIGVGYVPDEEMLKQLDLLKKEIAVRCRPHCLYAFFEASPATKNHIGIGGTELHTGTVITPYLLDADRYVLFIATAGQEFEQFQHEVKSSGDILQEFLLDSLGSAIAEAVVREVCSKVESHVLPLGYGVSHPYSPGYCGWHVTQQKFLFSLLPEQPCGVLLSESSLMSPIKSVSGVIAVGERIVKRKYGCELCGKIDCYKNRNKLKK; this is encoded by the coding sequence ATGATGAATAGGGAGATTTATCAATACGAGCTACCTTGGAATGCACTTCAACTTAATTCGGAAGATATTTATCTTTCAATAGGAGTTGGTTATGTCCCGGATGAAGAGATGCTAAAGCAACTTGATCTTTTGAAAAAAGAGATTGCTGTTCGGTGCCGTCCACATTGCCTTTATGCTTTTTTTGAAGCCAGTCCGGCAACTAAAAATCATATAGGCATAGGTGGGACGGAGCTGCATACCGGTACAGTTATTACTCCCTATTTGTTGGATGCTGATCGATACGTACTGTTTATAGCTACTGCCGGACAGGAGTTCGAACAGTTCCAGCATGAAGTAAAATCTTCCGGTGATATTTTGCAGGAGTTTTTGCTTGATTCCTTGGGCTCTGCAATTGCGGAGGCAGTTGTACGCGAAGTGTGTAGTAAAGTTGAAAGCCATGTTTTGCCACTGGGATATGGTGTAAGTCATCCATATAGTCCGGGATATTGCGGTTGGCATGTGACACAGCAAAAGTTTTTATTTTCTTTACTGCCGGAACAACCTTGTGGAGTTCTTTTGAGTGAGTCCTCTCTAATGTCTCCCATTAAATCGGTAAGTGGAGTAATTGCTGTAGGTGAGAGAATCGTGAAACGTAAATATGGCTGTGAGCTTTGTGGTAAAATAGATTGCTATAAGAATAGAAATAAATTAAAAAAATGA
- a CDS encoding corrinoid protein — MNNLNELYDAILVGKLEDAVKVTKIAVEEGMTPHEIINQYMIKAMEEIGSRFEAGKVFVPNLLMSARAMRGALDVLKPLMQGQGDSYIGKIVIGTVKGDLHDIGKNLVASMFEGCGFEVINLGVDVSSDKFISAALENKADIICMSALLTTTMNYMKEVVAAVEASELKGKVKIMVGGAPVNDAFAKAIGADAYTSNANAAVVMAKKLIAAN, encoded by the coding sequence ATGAATAATCTGAATGAATTATATGATGCAATTTTGGTAGGTAAACTGGAAGATGCAGTAAAAGTAACCAAAATAGCAGTTGAAGAAGGAATGACTCCTCATGAAATTATAAACCAATACATGATTAAAGCGATGGAGGAAATCGGAAGTCGTTTTGAGGCAGGTAAAGTTTTTGTTCCGAATCTTCTGATGAGTGCCCGTGCCATGCGTGGTGCTTTGGATGTCCTGAAACCTTTGATGCAGGGACAAGGCGATTCTTATATTGGGAAGATTGTGATAGGTACTGTAAAAGGAGATCTGCATGATATCGGTAAGAATCTTGTAGCTTCCATGTTTGAAGGGTGTGGCTTTGAAGTTATTAATCTGGGGGTTGATGTGTCGAGTGATAAATTTATCAGTGCTGCTCTGGAGAATAAGGCGGATATTATTTGTATGTCGGCTCTACTTACCACGACCATGAACTATATGAAGGAAGTAGTTGCAGCCGTTGAAGCTTCCGAATTGAAAGGAAAGGTGAAGATCATGGTTGGAGGAGCTCCTGTGAATGATGCTTTTGCAAAAGCAATAGGTGCCGATGCATATACCAGTAATGCCAACGCTGCTGTTGTAATGGCCAAAAAACTTATTGCTGCAAATTAA
- a CDS encoding uroporphyrinogen decarboxylase family protein, giving the protein MSKSRDRVLQALNHQNTDYVPVDFGSTAVTGIHCRIVEALRNHYGLESKPVKIVDAFQMLGEVDEELAELLGVDCIGIGGAKDIFDLDTTQLHEQVTPWGQRVLVPLSMNLTPDSQGDVYVYAGGDKTYPPSAVMPKGCYFINAIERQQPIDEEKLNPEDNVEEFTLLTDADLAYYKELVDKVSGSGKAVVASFGGTALGDVAFVPGMGLKEPKGIRSVVEWYMSTAMRQDYLHQVFEKEIDIAIANYEKLWNTLGDKVDVVLTCGTDFGSQESQFCSLDTFKELWLPHYRRMNDWIHQHTTWKVFKHSCGAIIPILPGLIEAGFDIINPVQINAKDMDSHRLKEEFGSQLTFWGGGIDTQQILPFGTPDEIRRHVIGQCEILGRDGGFIFNAVHNIQANVPIENVVALFDTLKSLRN; this is encoded by the coding sequence ATGAGTAAATCAAGAGATAGAGTGCTCCAGGCGCTGAATCATCAGAATACTGATTATGTTCCGGTTGATTTTGGTTCTACTGCAGTGACAGGTATTCATTGCCGTATTGTAGAAGCTTTACGAAACCATTATGGATTGGAGTCTAAACCTGTGAAAATAGTGGATGCTTTTCAAATGTTGGGTGAAGTTGATGAGGAACTTGCAGAACTGTTGGGAGTAGATTGTATAGGTATTGGTGGAGCGAAGGATATATTTGATCTGGATACCACACAACTTCACGAACAGGTCACTCCGTGGGGACAGCGTGTATTAGTTCCTTTGAGTATGAATCTTACGCCGGATAGCCAGGGAGATGTTTATGTTTATGCCGGTGGTGATAAAACATATCCTCCCAGTGCTGTGATGCCCAAAGGATGTTATTTTATCAATGCCATTGAAAGACAGCAACCTATTGATGAAGAAAAATTGAATCCCGAAGATAATGTTGAAGAGTTTACATTGTTGACGGATGCTGACCTTGCTTACTACAAAGAACTAGTGGATAAAGTGTCTGGTTCAGGAAAAGCCGTAGTAGCCAGTTTTGGAGGGACGGCTTTAGGGGATGTAGCATTCGTTCCGGGTATGGGATTGAAAGAGCCGAAAGGTATCCGTAGTGTCGTAGAATGGTATATGTCGACAGCTATGCGTCAGGATTATCTCCATCAGGTATTTGAGAAAGAGATTGATATCGCGATAGCCAACTATGAAAAACTTTGGAATACATTGGGAGATAAAGTCGATGTTGTACTGACTTGTGGAACTGATTTCGGTTCTCAGGAATCTCAGTTCTGTTCTCTTGATACGTTCAAAGAACTTTGGTTGCCTCATTATCGTCGTATGAATGACTGGATACATCAGCATACTACATGGAAAGTTTTCAAACATTCATGTGGGGCTATTATTCCTATCCTTCCGGGTTTGATAGAGGCGGGGTTCGATATTATCAATCCGGTACAGATTAATGCCAAAGATATGGATTCACATAGGCTGAAGGAAGAGTTTGGTTCTCAACTCACTTTTTGGGGTGGGGGAATCGATACGCAACAAATATTGCCCTTTGGTACTCCCGATGAGATCCGTCGCCATGTGATAGGACAGTGTGAGATCCTGGGACGTGATGGAGGTTTTATTTTTAATGCAGTGCATAATATACAGGCTAATGTTCCGATTGAAAATGTAGTTGCTTTGTTTGATACTTTGAAAAGTCTTAGAAATTAA